A genomic window from Streptomyces sp. WMMC940 includes:
- a CDS encoding MFS transporter: protein MAASATAPPAPSNLKRIVAASLIGTTIEWYDFFLYGSAAALVFNKLFFPESDPLVGTLLSFLTYAVGFAARPLGALVFGHYGDRLGRKKLLVLSLLLMGGATFAIGLLPTHATIGSAAPVLLTVLRLIQGFALGGEWGGAVLLVSEHGDARRRGFWASWPQTGAPAGQLLATGVLSALTALLSEAAFTSWGWRVPFLLSGVLVIVGLWIRLSVDESPVFKAALAQAEERRATAGQVERMPLVAVLRHHWRDVLIAMGARMAENISYYVITAFILVYATTSAGLSKQTALNAVLIASAVHFAVIPLWGALSDRIGRRPVYLIGAVGVGAWMFPFFALIDAESFGSLLLAVTVGLVLHGAMYAPQAAFFSEMFATRMRYSGASIGAQFSSVAAGAPAPLIATALLADHGTSTPIALYVIAAALLTVVAVACARETRDRDLASVEAGVHGDAAQGARGSKADAPASA from the coding sequence ATGGCCGCCTCGGCAACCGCTCCACCAGCCCCGTCGAACCTCAAGCGCATCGTCGCCGCCTCCCTCATCGGCACCACCATCGAGTGGTACGACTTCTTCCTCTACGGATCAGCCGCGGCGCTGGTCTTCAACAAGCTGTTCTTCCCCGAGTCCGATCCGCTCGTGGGAACCCTGCTGTCGTTCCTGACGTACGCGGTCGGGTTCGCCGCGCGACCGCTCGGGGCGCTGGTGTTCGGGCACTACGGGGACCGCCTCGGGCGCAAGAAGCTGCTGGTGCTGAGTCTGCTGCTGATGGGCGGTGCGACCTTCGCGATCGGTCTGCTGCCGACGCACGCCACCATCGGCAGCGCCGCCCCCGTGCTGTTGACGGTACTGCGGCTGATCCAGGGCTTCGCGCTCGGTGGTGAGTGGGGCGGAGCCGTCCTGCTGGTGTCGGAGCACGGCGATGCGCGCCGGCGCGGCTTCTGGGCCTCGTGGCCGCAGACCGGGGCGCCGGCGGGGCAGTTGCTGGCCACGGGTGTGCTGTCGGCGCTGACGGCACTGCTGTCGGAGGCCGCCTTCACCTCATGGGGCTGGCGCGTACCGTTCCTGCTGTCCGGTGTACTGGTCATCGTCGGGCTCTGGATCCGGCTCTCGGTGGACGAGTCGCCGGTGTTCAAGGCCGCGCTGGCGCAGGCCGAGGAGCGCAGGGCCACGGCCGGCCAGGTCGAGAGGATGCCGCTCGTCGCGGTGCTGCGCCACCACTGGAGGGACGTCCTGATCGCGATGGGGGCCCGGATGGCGGAGAACATCAGCTACTACGTGATCACCGCCTTCATCCTCGTCTACGCCACCACCTCGGCGGGCCTGAGCAAGCAGACCGCGCTCAACGCCGTACTGATCGCCTCGGCCGTGCACTTCGCGGTGATCCCGCTCTGGGGCGCGCTGTCCGACCGGATCGGCCGCCGGCCGGTGTACCTGATCGGCGCGGTCGGCGTGGGAGCGTGGATGTTCCCGTTCTTCGCGCTCATCGACGCCGAGTCGTTCGGCAGCCTGCTGCTCGCCGTCACCGTCGGACTGGTGCTGCACGGCGCGATGTACGCACCGCAGGCGGCCTTCTTCTCGGAGATGTTCGCGACGCGCATGCGGTACTCGGGCGCCTCCATCGGTGCCCAGTTCTCCTCGGTGGCCGCCGGGGCTCCCGCGCCGCTGATCGCCACCGCGCTGCTCGCCGACCACGGCACCTCCACGCCGATCGCGCTGTACGTCATCGCGGCCGCGCTGCTCACGGTCGTGGCCGTGGCGTGCGCCCGTGAGACGCGTGACCGCGACCTGGCCTCCGTCGAGGCGGGCGTCCACGGCGACGCCGCCCAGGGCGCCCGGGGGTCGAAAGCGGACGCTCCGGCCTCCGCCTGA
- a CDS encoding putative quinol monooxygenase: MIFITAKFRVRPEDADRWPEITADFTRATRAEPGCLWFDWSRSVEDPTEYVLVEAFRDDEAGGAHVQSAHFRAAQQTLPPHLVETPRIVHMTVPQDDWSPLGEMAVPGQE, from the coding sequence ATGATCTTCATCACCGCCAAGTTCCGGGTCCGTCCCGAGGACGCCGACCGCTGGCCCGAGATCACCGCCGACTTCACCCGGGCCACGCGCGCCGAGCCCGGCTGCCTGTGGTTCGACTGGTCGCGCAGTGTGGAGGACCCGACGGAGTACGTCCTGGTGGAGGCCTTCCGCGACGACGAGGCCGGGGGCGCGCATGTGCAGTCCGCCCACTTCCGGGCGGCGCAGCAGACGCTGCCACCCCATCTGGTCGAGACGCCGCGCATCGTCCACATGACCGTTCCGCAGGACGACTGGTCGCCACTGGGGGAGATGGCGGTCCCCGGCCAGGAGTAG
- a CDS encoding ABC transporter ATP-binding protein: protein MAQLDIVDVGHAYAPGVEEERWALKPLRLTFEPGKTYALVGPSGCGKTTLLNILSGLVRPSRGKVLFDGVDVTDRPTKARNIAQVFQFPVIYRSMTVYENLAFPLQCRRWDKARIDAKVRQVAEALDLHDRLSRPARGLTADDKQLISLGRGLVRDDVAAVLMDEPLTVIDPQLKHSLRRRIREITEQFRPTVIYVTHDQYEAMSFAQEVLVMKDGRAVQQGTPEQLFEAPSTTYVGYFIGSPAMNFLTVDRADGQFTLEGRTLAVAWDIPQSPARLQVGVRPEYVRIVTEPGPNTFPGRLRSVTDHGAQRVLEVEVAGQLVRTKTPREEGLPAGEGVLVHLPRAKVLPYADGRLALRS from the coding sequence ATGGCGCAGTTGGACATCGTCGACGTCGGGCACGCGTACGCGCCGGGCGTCGAAGAGGAGCGGTGGGCCCTCAAGCCGCTGAGGCTGACCTTCGAACCGGGCAAGACCTATGCGCTGGTCGGTCCGTCGGGGTGCGGCAAGACGACACTGCTGAACATCCTCTCCGGGCTGGTCAGACCCTCGCGGGGAAAGGTGCTGTTCGACGGCGTCGACGTCACGGACCGGCCCACGAAGGCCCGCAACATCGCCCAGGTCTTCCAGTTCCCGGTCATCTACAGGTCCATGACCGTCTACGAGAACCTCGCCTTCCCGCTGCAGTGCAGGCGCTGGGACAAGGCGAGGATCGACGCCAAGGTCCGGCAGGTCGCCGAGGCCCTGGACCTGCACGACCGGCTGAGCCGGCCCGCCCGCGGACTCACAGCCGACGACAAGCAGCTGATCTCGCTCGGCCGCGGCCTGGTCCGCGACGACGTGGCGGCCGTGCTGATGGACGAGCCGCTCACCGTCATCGACCCGCAGCTGAAGCACTCGCTGCGGCGCAGGATCCGTGAGATCACCGAGCAGTTCCGGCCCACGGTGATCTATGTGACGCACGACCAGTACGAGGCGATGAGCTTCGCGCAGGAGGTGCTGGTGATGAAGGACGGCCGCGCCGTACAGCAGGGCACCCCGGAACAGCTCTTCGAGGCGCCCTCGACCACCTACGTCGGCTACTTCATCGGCTCACCGGCGATGAACTTCCTGACCGTGGACCGGGCCGACGGGCAGTTCACCCTGGAGGGCCGGACGCTGGCCGTCGCCTGGGACATCCCGCAGAGCCCGGCCCGGCTCCAGGTGGGCGTCCGGCCCGAGTACGTCAGGATCGTCACGGAGCCCGGTCCCAACACCTTCCCCGGCAGACTGCGGAGTGTCACGGACCACGGCGCGCAGCGGGTGCTCGAGGTCGAGGTGGCCGGGCAGCTCGTGAGGACCAAGACACCGCGGGAGGAGGGGCTTCCGGCGGGTGAGGGGGTCCTGGTCCATCTCCCGCGCGCCAAGGTCCTGCCCTACGCGGACGGCCGGTTGGCGCTCCGGTCCTGA
- a CDS encoding ABC transporter ATP-binding protein has translation MNLCATDLCLTVDGVDHLRNVTATFEPGRLHTVIGRTMAGKTTLLRVIAGLEKADSGALTRAGGDFLGTPVWRRDTAMVYQQFINYPHLNVFDNVAFPLKRAGLPRDEIRRRVRQSLARVGLADFERRKPSQLSGGQQQRVAMARALARATGILLLDEPLANLDYKLREQLRDEFRTLFSDRGDTIVVYTTTEPAEAMMLGDVVLVMHEGRILQTGTPREVYERPATTTVASIVNDPPMNIFAGRIESGRVVAAGLQAVPAPAHLADLPDGRYQFGLRATDVGLAAGGVGGEAVFVEISGSETFVHAAVGETPFVVQIEGIHDIGLGDPVELRLREGRLFAFDEQGALVRTPSYEHTEVEGR, from the coding sequence ATGAACCTGTGCGCCACTGATCTGTGCCTGACCGTCGACGGCGTCGACCACCTCAGGAACGTGACCGCGACCTTCGAGCCGGGACGGCTGCACACCGTCATCGGCCGGACGATGGCCGGGAAGACGACTCTGCTGCGGGTGATCGCGGGCCTGGAGAAGGCGGACTCCGGCGCGCTGACCCGGGCGGGAGGGGACTTCCTGGGGACACCGGTGTGGCGACGCGACACCGCCATGGTCTACCAGCAGTTCATCAACTACCCGCATCTCAACGTGTTCGACAATGTGGCCTTCCCGCTGAAGCGGGCCGGGCTGCCACGGGACGAGATCCGGCGACGGGTCCGGCAGAGCCTGGCGCGTGTGGGGCTCGCGGACTTCGAGAGGCGCAAGCCCTCCCAGCTCTCCGGCGGCCAGCAGCAGCGCGTCGCGATGGCGCGCGCCCTGGCCCGCGCCACCGGCATCCTCCTGCTCGACGAGCCGCTGGCGAACCTGGACTACAAGTTGCGCGAACAACTGCGCGACGAGTTCCGGACCCTCTTCTCCGACCGGGGCGACACCATCGTCGTCTACACGACCACGGAACCCGCCGAGGCGATGATGCTCGGCGACGTGGTGCTGGTCATGCACGAGGGCCGGATCCTCCAGACGGGCACCCCACGGGAGGTCTACGAACGCCCGGCGACCACGACGGTCGCGTCCATCGTCAACGACCCGCCCATGAACATCTTCGCGGGCAGGATCGAGAGCGGCCGGGTCGTGGCGGCCGGTCTCCAGGCCGTACCCGCCCCCGCGCACCTGGCCGACCTGCCCGATGGGCGCTACCAGTTCGGCCTGCGCGCGACGGACGTCGGCCTGGCCGCCGGCGGGGTCGGGGGTGAGGCCGTCTTCGTGGAGATCTCCGGTTCCGAGACCTTCGTCCACGCTGCCGTCGGCGAGACCCCCTTCGTCGTGCAGATCGAGGGCATCCACGACATCGGCCTCGGCGACCCGGTCGAACTGCGGCTCCGCGAAGGCCGGTTGTTCGCCTTCGACGAGCAAGGGGCACTCGTGCGGACACCTTCGTACGAGCACACCGAAGTGGAAGGGCGTTGA
- a CDS encoding carbohydrate ABC transporter permease translates to MRSRLYPVFKYTVIALWACFVAGPFLWAMTTSFKNANAVQGGPTYVPWAQYEPTLTGWRNIFGGAGGVDVIEPFVNSAVVTVAASAISLTLGSLAAYALSRYRFRLGFIKNSDIVFFFVSQRIMPPVVLVIPFFYLLQWGGLLDSIAGLVIVTVALLLPIAVWVMVDFFNGIPREIDEMAMLDGCPPFRTFVRAILPNSLPGLTVAAMFCAVFGWNDFFFAFRLTFTEVQTLPQAVVALNSSIPPWWTLSAAALFGVAPLVLLALWVERLLSKGNLSGAVR, encoded by the coding sequence ATGAGGTCGCGCCTCTACCCCGTGTTCAAGTACACCGTGATCGCCCTGTGGGCCTGCTTCGTCGCGGGGCCGTTCCTCTGGGCGATGACGACCAGTTTCAAGAACGCCAACGCGGTCCAGGGCGGCCCCACCTACGTCCCCTGGGCGCAGTACGAGCCCACCCTCACCGGCTGGCGCAACATCTTCGGCGGCGCCGGCGGTGTCGATGTGATCGAACCCTTCGTCAACAGCGCCGTCGTCACCGTCGCCGCGTCCGCCATCAGCCTGACCCTGGGGTCCCTGGCCGCGTACGCGCTGTCCCGCTACCGCTTCAGGCTGGGCTTCATCAAGAACAGCGACATCGTCTTCTTCTTCGTCTCCCAGCGGATCATGCCGCCCGTCGTCCTGGTGATCCCCTTCTTCTACCTCCTGCAATGGGGCGGCCTCCTGGACAGCATCGCCGGACTGGTCATCGTGACGGTCGCGCTGCTGCTGCCCATCGCGGTCTGGGTGATGGTCGACTTCTTCAACGGCATCCCGCGGGAGATCGACGAGATGGCGATGCTGGACGGCTGCCCCCCGTTCCGGACCTTCGTCCGGGCGATACTGCCGAACTCCCTGCCCGGGCTGACCGTGGCCGCCATGTTCTGCGCCGTTTTCGGCTGGAACGACTTCTTCTTCGCCTTCCGGCTGACCTTCACCGAGGTCCAGACTCTGCCCCAGGCGGTCGTCGCCCTCAACTCTTCCATTCCACCGTGGTGGACGCTGTCCGCCGCCGCGCTGTTCGGCGTGGCACCGCTCGTCCTGCTCGCCCTCTGGGTCGAGCGCCTGCTGTCCAAGGGGAACCTGTCGGGAGCCGTCCGATGA
- a CDS encoding carbohydrate ABC transporter permease, translating to MDGLRRHKSMFLLPGLLTLCLIIVFPLLFTIRVSFSGWNVSNPQLDFIGGANYGAMLHDSRFWASITRLILLAGGTVLIQYLIGFGMALLVWREVRGRRFWRVLFLVPMMTTPVVMAAIWQTIFHESLGPANDLLEVLGLTGIPWLTESGPALVALMTVEVWQWTPFMFLLLLAGLLSLPREPFMAAAIDGAGTWRTFRKVTFPLMAPVSVAAVIIRLIEASKLSDSVYVLTSGGPGSSTETPGYYLYIQGLRDQQTGYSGAMSLTYLVLMIVTLTVVAALLTRAFKLKGDS from the coding sequence ATGGACGGCCTGCGCCGGCACAAGAGCATGTTCCTGCTGCCGGGACTGCTCACGCTCTGTCTGATCATCGTCTTCCCGCTTCTGTTCACCATCCGCGTCAGCTTCTCCGGCTGGAACGTCAGCAACCCGCAGTTGGACTTCATCGGCGGGGCCAACTACGGCGCGATGCTGCACGACAGCCGCTTCTGGGCCTCCATCACCCGGCTGATTCTGCTCGCCGGCGGCACGGTCCTGATCCAGTACCTCATCGGGTTCGGCATGGCCCTGCTGGTCTGGCGCGAGGTACGCGGCCGCAGATTCTGGCGGGTGCTCTTCCTCGTCCCCATGATGACCACGCCCGTGGTGATGGCCGCCATCTGGCAGACGATCTTCCATGAGTCCCTGGGACCGGCGAACGACCTGCTGGAGGTGCTGGGCCTGACCGGGATCCCCTGGCTCACCGAGTCGGGGCCGGCGCTGGTCGCGCTCATGACCGTCGAGGTGTGGCAGTGGACCCCGTTCATGTTCCTGCTGCTGCTGGCCGGCCTGCTGAGTCTGCCGAGGGAACCGTTCATGGCCGCGGCCATCGACGGCGCCGGCACCTGGCGCACCTTTCGCAAGGTGACGTTCCCGCTGATGGCGCCGGTCTCGGTGGCCGCGGTCATCATCCGGCTGATCGAGGCGTCCAAGCTCTCCGACAGCGTCTACGTCCTGACGTCCGGCGGGCCGGGATCCTCCACCGAGACCCCGGGCTACTACCTCTACATCCAGGGCCTCCGCGATCAGCAGACCGGCTACAGCGGGGCGATGTCCCTGACCTACCTCGTCCTGATGATCGTCACGCTCACGGTCGTCGCCGCCCTGCTCACCAGGGCCTTCAAGCTGAAGGGGGACTCATGA
- a CDS encoding extracellular solute-binding protein produces MRSRPYTGLVAVAAVAALTATACTTRNEEQHKPGDKAALFKPGSEISYRKYGKNYPATKVKDVPGPCSYESISRRDYSGQTLKIISHAVPVIGEPTQLHAKQFEEITGGKVEVVNVPFGELHQKILTPLQAGQPAYDVMFYPSLWIGDLAPYLAPVPEKYLNTPGMKDVTKAYMDVATWNGEVVQYPVDGDRHYLKIRTDVLEDPQRQAEYRKATGKELRAPGTWAEYQEIAEVFSGKDLDGDGRKNYGSAEVTKRDDLTFSAFISRAAPYVKNPHVKGGVFFDPESMKPLINTPGFVRALEDMVKAKSTWAPGGANFGLGDEIFSFGGGQTLMSYSWDDAFVQAQQPDSRIRNKVMAAPLPGSTEVYNRTTESWDKMANQAPYFTWGWTSAVAKASSHQQMAFDYLCFFSNEANTALDLTIGRFGVNPYRNAHFDPAFWEKQGWDKDVAESYVNTLSGMEKSPNRVFDLRVPGVNQYMSALANGVAAALAGQSSPQRALDGVARQWSEITDQIGRDKVRSAYRNVVVLEADS; encoded by the coding sequence ATGCGCAGCAGACCGTACACGGGCCTGGTCGCCGTCGCGGCCGTCGCGGCCCTGACCGCCACCGCGTGCACCACCCGGAACGAGGAACAGCACAAGCCCGGGGACAAGGCCGCGCTCTTCAAGCCCGGCTCGGAGATCAGCTACAGGAAGTACGGCAAGAACTACCCGGCCACGAAGGTCAAGGACGTCCCCGGCCCCTGCAGCTACGAGTCGATCAGCCGCAGGGACTACTCCGGACAGACGCTGAAGATCATCAGCCATGCCGTCCCGGTCATCGGTGAGCCGACCCAACTGCACGCCAAGCAGTTCGAGGAGATCACCGGGGGGAAGGTCGAGGTGGTCAACGTCCCCTTCGGGGAACTGCACCAGAAGATCCTCACCCCCCTCCAGGCAGGCCAGCCCGCGTACGACGTCATGTTCTACCCGTCCCTGTGGATCGGCGACCTGGCACCGTACCTGGCACCGGTGCCGGAGAAGTACCTCAACACCCCCGGCATGAAGGACGTCACCAAGGCCTACATGGACGTGGCGACGTGGAACGGGGAGGTCGTGCAGTACCCGGTGGACGGCGACCGGCACTACCTCAAGATCCGCACCGATGTGCTGGAGGACCCCCAGCGGCAGGCGGAGTACAGGAAGGCGACGGGCAAGGAGCTCCGGGCCCCCGGCACCTGGGCCGAGTACCAGGAGATCGCCGAGGTCTTCAGCGGGAAGGACCTCGACGGCGACGGCAGGAAGAACTACGGCAGCGCCGAGGTCACCAAGCGCGATGACCTGACGTTCTCCGCGTTCATCAGCCGGGCGGCGCCGTATGTGAAGAATCCGCACGTCAAGGGCGGTGTCTTCTTCGACCCCGAGAGCATGAAGCCGCTGATCAACACACCCGGCTTCGTCCGCGCGCTGGAGGACATGGTCAAGGCGAAGTCCACCTGGGCACCCGGCGGCGCCAACTTCGGCCTGGGGGACGAGATCTTCTCCTTCGGCGGCGGCCAGACCCTGATGTCCTACTCCTGGGACGACGCCTTCGTCCAGGCCCAGCAGCCGGACAGCAGGATCCGCAACAAGGTTATGGCGGCGCCGCTGCCGGGCTCGACGGAGGTCTACAACCGCACCACGGAGTCGTGGGACAAGATGGCCAACCAGGCGCCCTACTTCACCTGGGGATGGACCTCGGCGGTGGCCAAGGCCTCCAGCCACCAGCAGATGGCCTTCGACTACCTGTGCTTCTTCAGCAACGAGGCCAACACGGCCCTCGACCTGACCATCGGCCGCTTCGGCGTCAACCCGTACCGCAACGCCCACTTCGACCCGGCGTTCTGGGAGAAGCAGGGCTGGGACAAGGACGTCGCCGAGTCGTATGTGAACACCCTCTCCGGCATGGAAAAGAGCCCCAACCGCGTCTTCGACCTGCGCGTCCCCGGTGTCAACCAGTACATGTCCGCGCTGGCCAACGGCGTCGCCGCGGCTCTGGCGGGACAGAGCTCCCCCCAGCGGGCGCTGGACGGCGTGGCCAGGCAATGGTCCGAGATCACCGATCAGATCGGCAGGGACAAGGTCCGCAGCGCCTATCGCAACGTGGTCGTGCTCGAGGCCGACTCCTGA
- a CDS encoding NAD(P)-dependent alcohol dehydrogenase produces the protein MKAVQVIEYDKPPELVDVPDPQITGPLDVIVRIGGAGVCRTDLHILEGQWREKSGVTLPYTIGHENAGWVAEVGQAVTHVRVGDPVILHPLATCGLCRACRDGDDVHCTDSAFPGIDADGGYAEYVRTSARSVVPLAPSLDPASVAALADAGLTAYHAVAKAARVLRPGDRAVVIGAGGLGHIGIQVLRALSPVEMIVVDRSPEALALARELGADHTLVADGSEAERVRELTGGHGAEAVLDFVGEGGAVETGVACLRRNGNYYVIGYGGHLHVPTIDVISTEINFIGNLVGSYNDLAELMVLAARGKVTLHTQRYPLDSFRQALDDLHTGAVRGRAILIP, from the coding sequence ATGAAAGCCGTGCAGGTCATCGAGTACGACAAGCCGCCCGAGTTGGTGGACGTGCCGGACCCGCAGATCACCGGTCCGCTCGATGTGATCGTGAGGATCGGGGGCGCCGGGGTCTGCCGGACCGATCTCCACATCCTGGAGGGGCAGTGGAGGGAGAAGAGCGGCGTCACCCTGCCCTACACGATCGGTCACGAGAACGCCGGCTGGGTCGCGGAGGTGGGGCAGGCCGTCACCCACGTCCGGGTCGGCGACCCGGTCATCCTGCACCCGCTGGCGACCTGCGGTCTGTGCCGCGCCTGCCGGGACGGCGACGACGTGCACTGCACGGACTCGGCCTTCCCCGGTATCGACGCCGACGGCGGCTACGCCGAGTACGTCAGGACCAGCGCCCGCTCCGTCGTGCCCCTCGCCCCGTCCCTCGACCCCGCTTCGGTGGCGGCGCTGGCCGACGCCGGGCTGACGGCGTACCACGCCGTCGCCAAGGCGGCCCGGGTGCTGCGGCCCGGTGACCGGGCGGTGGTCATCGGCGCGGGCGGACTCGGGCACATCGGGATCCAGGTGCTCCGGGCCCTGTCGCCGGTCGAGATGATCGTCGTCGACCGCAGTCCGGAAGCCCTGGCGCTGGCCCGGGAACTGGGCGCCGACCACACGCTCGTCGCGGACGGCAGCGAGGCCGAGCGGGTGCGGGAGCTCACCGGGGGGCACGGGGCGGAGGCCGTCCTGGACTTCGTCGGTGAGGGGGGCGCCGTCGAGACGGGCGTGGCCTGTCTGCGCCGCAATGGCAACTACTACGTCATCGGCTACGGCGGTCACCTCCACGTGCCGACGATCGACGTCATCTCCACGGAGATCAACTTCATCGGGAACCTCGTGGGCTCCTACAACGACCTCGCCGAGCTGATGGTCCTCGCGGCCCGCGGCAAGGTCACCCTGCACACCCAGCGCTACCCCCTCGACTCCTTCCGGCAGGCCCTCGACGACCTGCACACCGGGGCCGTCCGCGGCCGAGCGATCTTGATTCCCTGA
- a CDS encoding sigma-54-dependent Fis family transcriptional regulator — MPRHQPGSSLQAARELYLEVTRDPSARPLVVASWQRSMEHRVKSGSLDAPYLDAPNLDSPLARAAQPILDRLHEQLADDPVATMITDRNGVVLSRKVSHEGLTTNLNRVQLAPGHVFAERYVGTNGIGTALASGRPVMIAGVEHYVEALRDFHCAAVPILHPTRRTLLGAFNLTTVRQGSGGMLMAFARSVAAQIEGEIAAITSRRERALFHDYMAACSSVRPEPVLALNRDVVMMNEQLSAAVTGPDHYALLDHAREIADTPRSEGTRSIALPSGRVAELRVSRCRREDSDAGAVLRVRLIGRPQPGPAAFAAPARPDPGLVGSSPQWLRAVADSRAAFVAGTSLHLLGEAGVGKRMLVEALHRAHGGGRRLETAQPPPSDSPAVTERWLHDVGELLAVPSNVLVLRDAHLLGDRLRERLGNLLAHLDGTATGQLVLTGQPSTACADDRLGGLCDALVEVPPLRHRHGDIEQLARFFLRRYRPSAESRFSPEALTVLQRCPWPENVRQFESVVRGLARRPAGPVIHAEDLPPECRVSSHKVLTTIETLERDAILRGLMDRDSNVRRTAQDLGISRATMYRKMRRYGIVPSNLT, encoded by the coding sequence ATGCCCCGCCACCAGCCCGGAAGCTCGCTGCAGGCCGCCAGGGAGCTCTATCTGGAAGTCACCAGGGATCCCAGCGCCCGTCCGCTCGTGGTGGCCTCGTGGCAGCGCTCGATGGAGCACCGGGTGAAGTCGGGCAGCCTCGACGCTCCCTATCTGGACGCCCCCAACCTCGACAGCCCCCTCGCCAGGGCGGCTCAGCCGATCCTGGACAGGCTGCACGAGCAGCTCGCCGACGATCCGGTGGCCACGATGATCACCGACCGGAACGGTGTGGTGCTCTCCCGGAAGGTGTCCCATGAGGGGCTGACGACGAATCTCAACCGCGTGCAGCTGGCCCCGGGCCATGTGTTCGCCGAGCGCTATGTGGGCACCAACGGCATCGGGACCGCGCTGGCCAGCGGCCGTCCCGTCATGATCGCCGGAGTGGAGCACTACGTCGAGGCGTTGCGGGACTTCCACTGCGCCGCCGTACCGATCCTGCATCCCACGCGGCGCACGCTGCTGGGGGCCTTCAACCTCACCACCGTCCGTCAGGGCTCCGGCGGAATGCTGATGGCCTTCGCCCGCTCGGTCGCGGCCCAGATCGAGGGAGAGATCGCGGCGATCACCTCGCGGCGGGAACGGGCCCTGTTCCACGACTACATGGCGGCCTGCTCCTCGGTGCGCCCAGAGCCGGTACTGGCCCTCAACCGCGATGTCGTCATGATGAACGAGCAGCTCAGTGCAGCTGTGACCGGGCCGGACCACTACGCGTTGCTCGACCATGCCCGCGAGATCGCCGACACCCCCCGGTCAGAGGGGACGCGCAGCATCGCCCTGCCCTCCGGACGGGTCGCCGAACTCAGGGTCAGCCGCTGCCGGCGCGAGGACAGCGACGCGGGCGCCGTCCTCAGAGTCCGGCTGATCGGACGCCCGCAGCCGGGACCCGCGGCTTTCGCCGCACCTGCCCGGCCCGACCCGGGACTGGTGGGGTCGTCCCCGCAGTGGCTGCGCGCCGTCGCCGACAGCCGGGCTGCGTTCGTCGCCGGGACGTCGCTGCACCTCCTGGGCGAGGCCGGCGTCGGCAAGAGGATGCTGGTCGAGGCCCTGCACCGGGCCCACGGCGGCGGACGCCGGCTGGAGACGGCGCAGCCGCCGCCGTCCGACTCGCCTGCCGTCACCGAGCGCTGGCTGCACGACGTCGGAGAACTGCTCGCCGTGCCGTCCAACGTACTGGTCCTGCGCGACGCCCACCTGCTGGGCGACCGGTTGCGGGAGCGGCTGGGGAACCTGCTGGCCCACCTGGACGGAACCGCCACCGGGCAACTGGTCCTGACCGGCCAACCCTCGACGGCCTGCGCCGACGACCGGCTCGGCGGGCTCTGCGATGCCCTGGTGGAGGTGCCGCCCCTGCGCCATCGCCACGGGGACATCGAGCAATTGGCACGCTTCTTCCTGCGCAGGTACCGGCCGAGCGCTGAGAGCAGGTTCTCCCCGGAGGCCCTGACCGTGCTCCAGCGATGCCCCTGGCCCGAGAACGTCCGGCAGTTCGAGTCGGTGGTGCGCGGGCTGGCTCGGCGGCCCGCGGGACCGGTGATCCACGCGGAGGACCTCCCCCCGGAGTGCCGGGTGTCCTCGCACAAGGTCCTGACCACCATCGAGACGCTGGAACGCGACGCCATCCTGCGCGGGTTGATGGACCGCGACTCCAACGTCCGGCGCACCGCCCAGGACCTGGGTATCTCCCGCGCCACGATGTACCGCAAGATGCGCCGTTACGGGATCGTCCCGTCGAACCTGACCTGA